GCGAGCGGTAGGTCTGGGTGCCGGGAGGAAAGGGCTGCGAGGTGAGCGTGGCTGCGCCCAGGTGGTGTCCTGAGCCGAAGTCCATGAGGAAGGGCTGACCGTCCGCCCGCCGGACGCGGATGTTGTCACCCTTCACATCACGGTGGAGGCCTCCGGCCGAATGGGTGGCGTCCAGGGCTCGGGCCAGCCGGGCCAGAAGCTGAAGCACCTGCCGCGAAGACGGGCGCTGTGCCTGGGCCCAGTCATGGAGCGGCGTGCCCTCCACCCACTCCATGACGAGCCAGGCGTAGGAGACGCCCTCGTGGGGCTGCCAGTGGCCATGGTCCAGCAGGCGGGGGACGGCGGGGTGATGGACGCGGGAGAGCAGCTCGGCCTCACGCGCGAAGCGAGCATCCCCAGGGTACAGGGCCAGCTTGAGGGCCACGGCCTCAGCGGCCTGCTGCTCTGCGTGCACGGCGCGGTAGACGACGCCGTAGGCACCCCGGCCGCGCTGCTCCAGCAACTGCCACGGGCCGAGTCGCGTCCCCGAGGGCAGGCTTGCCGGATTGAGGTAATCAGACTCCATGAGGCCCCTCGTGCGGCGGTCCGCACCGCGCACGAGGAGACTACTCGCGAGGTAGTTGGACTCCAACGTCATCCGGCAGGTGGACGGCAGCCCTCCAGTGGATGCCGAGCCCTTATCGGGCGTCGCCGGGCTCCTGGCCATGGGCCGTGCCGCTCAGTTGCTGGCGGAGGAAGGTGCGCCAGTCTTCGATTAGCTGCGGCGACATGTCATGGCCCAGGTCGGGGTAGCCGCGCAGCTCGATGGGCACGCCCCGCGCCTTCAGTGCCTCCACCCGCGCAACCGTCTTCTGGAAGTCGATGATGGCGTCGGCCTCGCCGTGAAGCACCAGCACACGGCGCGTGTCGGGCAGGGCCTGGGCGGGCTCCCCGAGCAGGCGTGAGCCCATCGGAGCGGCGGCGTCGACCAGGTCCGGGTAGCGGATGGCCAGCAGCCACGCCAGGTCTCCCCCGTACGAGAACCCTGTCACGGCCACGCGGCGAAGCTCGGGGTGCGCGCGCCTCGCCTCTCGAATGAGCTGCGCGACACGCTCGGCCATCTGCTCCAGATCGGCCGTCTTCGCGGCCTCGTCCTTCTGCTCGTGGTCGGTGGGAACCCAGGTGAAGCCCTCGCGCCGAGGATTCGGCCCCTGGGGCAGCAGCACGCGCACGGGAGCGCCCCAGTCCTTCAGGAACTCATGCCAGAAGGCGGGGGTGGCGCCGGAGTAGTGCAGGGCGACGAGCATCGCGTCGGGCTGCTTGCCTCCCAGGGTGTACGTCTCGTGCTTCAGCGCCTGCGAGGCAGCTGCTGCCTCGGGCCCCGGCCGTGTGCCCGCGCACCCCATGCAGAGCGCCGTCAGGACGAGGAGCGCCGCGATGCCGGAGCGCTTCATGGTGGAACCTCCCGGTGGACTGCGTCTGCGCGGATTCTACACGCCGCGTACCCAGGCCCGCGGCAACTCCACACGAAGTACGACGCGCGGGGCAACCGCCTGTGGCAACACCCTCGCGGGCAGCTACGACGCCTTCCTCATCCCCGCGGGCCCGGGGGCTCGCGTGGGAGGCGTTGCGCGCTAACCGGCATCGGGAGCAGCCGCGGCCCCTGACGGAGGGGCCGCATCCGCATCGCGCACGCCGTCCTCCTCCGCCGGACTCGGAGGCAGGGGCTCATCCGATGGCGGCGGCGGAACCTCGCCGGAAACGGGTGCCTCGGCCAGCCCCGCGTCCGCCTCCAGCGCTTCCGCCGGGGAGCTGTCGCCCGGAACTGCATCCTCGGGCTCCACCTGCTGCTCCAGGCGCGGCGCGCCTCCTCCCGCCTCGCCGTCCACGAGGGAGCCCTCGGTCTCCACGCTCAGGGACGGCTCCACCTGGGTGGGGCTGCCCGCGTCCACGCTGCCCAGGACTGGCGGCTCCACCGGCTGCGCCCCGGCGGCAATGGCGGCGGCTCCCGTGCCACGCCGTCCTTCCTTCTTCCTGTCCGGAGGGGGCTGGACCGAGGGGGCTTCGCGGGTCGGCACCTCCGGCGCCGTCCGCGGCGGCTCCACGGGACTCGCGGGCGGCACCTCGACGGGCGCGGGCGCTGGCGTCACCGGCGCTCTCGGCGGTGCCCACTCCCCACGGAGCACCGCCTCCAACGCGGGCCACCCATTCTCCCGGAGCATCACCGCTCCGGCCGCACCGAGAACCAGGACGAAGGCCAGTGCCCAGCCCCACCGCGACGGCTTGCGCTCGGGCGGCGGTGCCGGGAAGTCCTCGCTCCCGCCGCTCAGTGCCCCCGCGGTGGCCCAGGCGGGCTCGCCCCGGGCGCCGGGCAGTGACGGCGCGCGAGGCGCCCTGCGAGGCTCGAGGGCGGCGGGGCCGGGCATGGCGCCGATTGCCAGTGTGCGGAGCTCCGCCGTCGCATCCGGCACCCGCTGGCCCTCTTCCGCCTCCCGCTGCGCCTCGGGGAAGCACTCGCGCAGAAAGCGTCCCACCTCTTCCTGGCTCGCCAGGGAGCAGGCCTGTGCCAGGGCCTCCGCCATCTCCTGACACGAGCCGTAGCGGTCCTCCGGCCTGCGCGCGAGGGCCCTCGCGGCGACGTCCGCCAGCCCCGGAGGCAGCGCCGACACGTCCACCTGGCACCGTGCGAGCTGCTGGCAGTGCGCCACCTGGCTGTGAACGGAGACGGAGACATCCGCGGGCGGAGGGATGGGCAGCCGGCCCGCCAGCATCTCGAAGAGGAGCACACCCGCGCAGAACTGGTCGCTCCGGCCATCTACCGGTGTCGGCTCGGACGGAAGGCCCTCATCGCCACCGGGCACCGTCCTGAGCAGCTCCAGCGCCCGCTCCGGCGCGAGGTAGCCCGGCGTGAAGAACAGCTCATGCGCGGCCGGTGCCGTCGCCCGCGCGGACCAGGCGATGCCGAAGTCGATGACCTTCGTGACGCCGCCCAGGCCCACCATCACATTCGAGGGCTTGACGTCCCGGTGCACCACCTCGAGCCGCCGGCCATGCGAGTCCGTGGCGTGGTGCGCCGCATGCAGCGCCTGGCACACGTCGTACATCACCCGGCAGGCGATGCTGGCGGGGAGCCCCGAGGGCGCGCGGGACCGGAGGAGCTGCTCCAGGCTCCGCCCCGGAATCCACTCCATCTCGATGAAGAGCTGTCCCTGGCTCTCGAAGACGTCGTAGACGCGGACGATGTTGGGATGCGTGAGCTTCAGGCTGAGGAGCGCCTCGTTGAGGAAGCTCCCGCGGCCGGCCTCGTCGGCCTTCAGCGTCATCTGCTTGAGGACCACGTTCTCGCGGCGGAGGTGCGAGTGGGCGAGGAACAGCTTCGCCATTCCTCCCTGGCCCAGCGTCCTGACGACCGAGTAGACCTTTTCCGCTCTCACGGCGGGGGAACCTACCACCCCGGCAGTGGGCGGCACACAAAGGGCGGGCCGCGCGGCCAAGACGCGCGTGGGCTTTCAATCCCTTCAGGTCGATGGGCGAAGGCCCATGGGAGGGTCGCCTCCTCTCGCGGTACGGGCTCCGCTCACGGGAGGTGTCTTCCGGCTTCAGGCCTGAAGGGCGCTGAGGCTTTCGCCGCCACTGTTCGCGCGGGGACGGGAAGGCCGAGCCCTGGGGCAGCGGCGAGGTGCTCGATGGGCCTCGGCCTTGGGGGGGCCCTGGCCATCCCGCCAGGCGTGGTGGCGCACACGCGTGTCCTTCGTGTAAAGGGACGCAGTGTGTGGATTGTCTTCCATTCCTGCTGCGGCAAAGCCGCTCGCGGTGGACGCGGTTCGTACGGGTTTGGAAATTTATATTTGATTGTCGGGATTCCGGGTTTGGATTGTCTTTTGACTTCCGGACAAGGGGTGTGCCCGGATAGCTTGCCTTTGGCGACATGCCGTCGCTTCGGGAGAGTCAATCCATGCGCAAGAATGCAATGGCTGGCCTGGTCATGGCCGCGGTACTGGGGCCGGTTGGCGCGGCTTCAGCCGCGACCAGCTATGACTTCGTCATCTTCCACAACAACACGTCGTCGGTGTGGAGGAGGGTGAGTCAGTCCATCATCAATGGCGATGGCTGGATGGTGCTGCAGCCAGACGAAAATCCCGCGGGTGGCACCAAGTCGGGCTATTACAAGACGATGAGCGGCCGCACGACCTACTACTCCGCCACCTGGGAGGACATGAGCGACGGCACCAGCTGCACGTTCAATTCACGGTCGTACGTGAACGCATTCGGGAACATGGCCTTCGCATACTCCGTCACCACGGCGGGGCTGCGGGCCAGCACGGTCATCTGCACCGGCCACGTGCCGCCGTACTCGAACCTCGACGGCAGCTACGACTTCAACTACTACGCGTCGTACTGACCGAGGCTTGGCGCGCGGCGTCCCCAGGCTGCGGACGCCGCGCACGAATCATCCCCCGCCTACGGGTGCCGGACGGCGTCTTCGTGCTGCGGGAGAATGGTATGCGCTTCGAGGGGCGGCAGGCTTGAGGGTGCTGGCGAAGCTGACGGCATTCGCCGGGGTGCGCGCCATTCTGGAGCACCTGGGACTGCCCTCTCGGCCTGCGCAGCGGGCTGCAGCGCGGGGGGCCACCCCAGCGCGCGGAGTGTTGAGCCCCAAGCCGGCACGCTGCCCCAGAAGACCCGCGCCCCTGCTGCGCTACATGCCGCTCTGAATCCGGCCGTCGGGCGAGCCCGGCCCACCACGGTGCTCCGGTGGACCGGGCCCTGGGAGCCGCGTGGCTGTCAGCCACGCGGCGTCATGGGGCTACTTGTTGAGGGGCAGGTCCGAGGCCACCGGCTCGGGGCCAACAACTTCCAATGATGGGACTGGACATCCAAGGGGCGGCGCACGCTGATGGAAGCGATTGCCTGGCACGGCGGCGAGGCGAACGACAGCCGCATCCAGCTCGAGGCGCTCGCTCTGAGCTGCCGCGTTCTCATGTGACGCGGCTGCGTCCCCCGAGGACGCAGTCGCGGACTCCGGCGCGTCGAAGGTGTTCCTGGCAAGGCAGGCGTTCGTCGGTGCCGCGAGTGATGGCACATGCCATGCAGTAACAATCGCAAGAGGGTTCGGAAGTCGAGCCGACGGACGCGCCCTCTCCGGTTCCCCCCCCCACATGAGAGTGCCATTCATGAAACCCCTCGTCTCAGCCGTTCCGCTTGCATTCCTCCTCTGTGCCTCGAGTGCGGGCGCCACCGCTCCGGAGCGCGCGTCCACGCCTCCAGCCAGGACGGCCGAGGTGCAGCCGCCACTCGCGGCGGGGGCGGCCGGTTCGTGGGCGACTTCTCGCGCGGCATCGCCCGCACAGATGGCCACGAGCAGCAGCTCCGTCGCCTGCTATTTCCGCGACGGGAGTGGCAACGTGACCTGGTACTGGGGGCTGACCAGCAACTTCGGGTACTACTCCTTCTCGGGTGATTGGGTGCAGACCCCGTACACCAATGTCTTGAAGTTCCGTTCGACCACGCCCTACTCCGAGCTGTGCGCTGCATGCAACAACGCCAAGGCCTACTACGGGGTACCCGGCAACCTCTATGCCTTCTTCGCCTCCACGTCGGGCTGGGGGAGCAACTACCCCATCGTCCTGGGTGGCAACGAGCTGTTCTCCACGCTCTGAGCACGGAGGAACAAGACCATGAATGCAACCCGACTCCCGCGTCTGTGTCAGCTGACACTCGTCGCCGCACTGCTGATGTCCATCGGCCCCGCTTCGGCGGACCAGTGCCTCGCCGAAACCTGTACCTCGAAGCCGCAGCAGTATCCGGTCGGATGGCTTCCCTGGCTGGCTGATTTGAAGAGCTGGCGGAACTACAACCCCGCGGAGATTCCAGGCCTCGGTCGCCTGACGCGCTCTCCAGACGGTTCGGTCCACGGTGAGCGCCTCAACCCGGCGGCCTGTGAAGTGCTTTCTCCGGGCAAGTATGTCTTCGCGATGAAATACCAGGAGAATGAGGTCACTGACGACTACATGAACAACACAGATGTGCTCTATTTGAAGCCGCAGGAGGGTGTTGGCCGCGATTACATCCGCCACAGCCAGGTGGCCGCCGGCTTTCCCGTGTTCTGTGCGGGGGAGTTCCATATCAGCGCCTCCTTGCGGCTCTCGCTGCTCAACGAACTCGTCGAGGTGAACAACTTCTCGGGCCACTACAAGCCCCAGTGCAGGTGTCTGGGCGTGCTGCTGAACAAGCTCGAAGCCCTCGGGGTCAAGACCCAGGAGACCGAGGTCAAGTTCATGGGCAGCCCGAAGGACTGCTGACGGGCCGGCACGCCTCGCACGTCGTGCTGAGGGGAGGAGCCCTCAGCATGACCGCGCGGACGCAGTCTCGGGGCCAGGCTCCCTGCCGCATCCGACGGGGAGCGCGGCCTGCGCCGGCGTGTGCCCAGCCACGCTCGGCACGCCTTGTGCTCACCACCTTCGAGCTACGGACGCACGCTGCTCCGCGCCTCGTTGCATTCCTCGCACCCCGCGCTCGGGGAATGGAGGAACACGAGCGGATCTCTGGCCAGGTGCTCGCGGGCGACCGCGACCACGTCCCGTGCGCGCATCAGCCGCGCGGTTGCATGACCCACACGCCCTTCGGCCTGGAGGCCGCGCTCCCGCAGCCACCCGTCCGCGAGGTCGAAGCGCTGACAGCAGTGGTCGTTCTCTTCGTACTCAATCCGA
The sequence above is drawn from the Pyxidicoccus trucidator genome and encodes:
- a CDS encoding alpha/beta hydrolase, encoding MKRSGIAALLVLTALCMGCAGTRPGPEAAAASQALKHETYTLGGKQPDAMLVALHYSGATPAFWHEFLKDWGAPVRVLLPQGPNPRREGFTWVPTDHEQKDEAAKTADLEQMAERVAQLIREARRAHPELRRVAVTGFSYGGDLAWLLAIRYPDLVDAAAPMGSRLLGEPAQALPDTRRVLVLHGEADAIIDFQKTVARVEALKARGVPIELRGYPDLGHDMSPQLIEDWRTFLRQQLSGTAHGQEPGDAR
- a CDS encoding serine/threonine-protein kinase produces the protein MRAEKVYSVVRTLGQGGMAKLFLAHSHLRRENVVLKQMTLKADEAGRGSFLNEALLSLKLTHPNIVRVYDVFESQGQLFIEMEWIPGRSLEQLLRSRAPSGLPASIACRVMYDVCQALHAAHHATDSHGRRLEVVHRDVKPSNVMVGLGGVTKVIDFGIAWSARATAPAAHELFFTPGYLAPERALELLRTVPGGDEGLPSEPTPVDGRSDQFCAGVLLFEMLAGRLPIPPPADVSVSVHSQVAHCQQLARCQVDVSALPPGLADVAARALARRPEDRYGSCQEMAEALAQACSLASQEEVGRFLRECFPEAQREAEEGQRVPDATAELRTLAIGAMPGPAALEPRRAPRAPSLPGARGEPAWATAGALSGGSEDFPAPPPERKPSRWGWALAFVLVLGAAGAVMLRENGWPALEAVLRGEWAPPRAPVTPAPAPVEVPPASPVEPPRTAPEVPTREAPSVQPPPDRKKEGRRGTGAAAIAAGAQPVEPPVLGSVDAGSPTQVEPSLSVETEGSLVDGEAGGGAPRLEQQVEPEDAVPGDSSPAEALEADAGLAEAPVSGEVPPPPSDEPLPPSPAEEDGVRDADAAPPSGAAAAPDAG